A stretch of Bacillota bacterium DNA encodes these proteins:
- a CDS encoding phosphotransferase has product MNFDIEQTVLAELKAAGVRGVLGLKICSELPSRKSRAYLVELCHAAEDGPGAPARGSNHSQAVVKIYPDPGRAAREADVLARLAAAGVRVPRPFSPGTAALVRGYISGPTLSALLSASPRADDHLLASALARWLFGCHAALRRDDGATHLVGDMNLRNFICPNPSEIWGIDFGDTRPGDPLADLGEACMFILTHEPSFTSERWSFARRLVHDYGNLAGRDLSRDVVPHVVAALTLAAARRGRPALAERALTLDAAVFR; this is encoded by the coding sequence ATGAACTTCGATATCGAGCAGACTGTGCTGGCGGAACTCAAGGCCGCGGGTGTCCGCGGCGTCCTCGGACTCAAGATCTGTTCTGAGCTCCCTTCTCGCAAGAGCCGCGCGTACCTCGTTGAACTGTGCCATGCGGCAGAGGACGGCCCAGGAGCTCCGGCGCGAGGTTCCAACCATTCCCAAGCTGTAGTCAAGATCTATCCTGACCCCGGACGCGCGGCGCGGGAGGCGGACGTTCTTGCGCGTTTGGCCGCCGCGGGCGTCAGGGTTCCAAGACCGTTCTCCCCAGGCACCGCCGCGCTCGTCAGGGGATACATCTCAGGGCCAACACTGAGCGCGCTGCTTTCCGCCTCTCCCCGCGCAGATGACCATCTCCTCGCCTCCGCTCTTGCCCGCTGGCTTTTCGGATGCCACGCCGCCCTCCGCCGCGATGACGGGGCGACCCATCTAGTAGGCGACATGAACCTCCGAAACTTCATCTGCCCTAACCCGTCCGAGATATGGGGCATAGACTTCGGAGACACAAGACCAGGCGATCCCCTCGCAGATCTGGGAGAAGCGTGCATGTTCATCCTCACCCACGAACCTTCGTTTACTTCGGAGCGGTGGTCCTTCGCCCGCAGGCTCGTTCATGATTATGGCAACCTCGCCGGGCGCGATCTCTCCCGGGATGTGGTTCCCCACGTTGTTGCGGCTTTGACTCTTGCAGCTGCCCGCCGTGGCAGGCCCGCGCTTGCAGAGAGGGCGCTGACGCTGGACGCTGCGGTGTTTCGGTAA